The Eremothecium gossypii ATCC 10895 chromosome IV, complete sequence genome contains a region encoding:
- the AIM36 gene encoding Aim36p (Syntenic homolog of Saccharomyces cerevisiae YMR157C (AIM36)), translating into MFRRLVTPRLLRLRRQQGLSRPYASKAPGSEDLPSAWKMVGVAVVSTLIFVQAAKSIDRSKPQTEFSEAEFEKVRSGLRRRVTVFKPDELEVLAVLADVPVEKIRAPAGARAVRVQQALERFRTDEHDKYHALLEELHAVHGDDYSAHLPKGALVALMGRYLKEVCQAGDSVVLLGFPRNMQEAIQFESEVAVISALVAPQGSEESQLVQYFKTVNKVITV; encoded by the coding sequence ATGTTTCGCAGACTTGTAACGCCTAGATTGCTCCGTCTGCGGCGTCAGCAGGGACTTTCGCGGCCATACGCCAGCAAGGCCCCTGGTTCGGAAGATCTACCTAGCGCGTGGAAGATGGTTGGCGTTGCGGTGGTCAGCACGCTCATCTTCGTGCAGGCGGCGAAGTCGATTGACCGGAGCAAGCCGCAGACAGAGTTCAGCGAAGCGGAGTTCGAGAAGGTCCGCTCCGGCCTGAGGCGGCGGGTGACGGTGTTCAAGCCAGATGAGCTGGAGGTGCTGGCGGTGCTTGCCGATGTGCCCGTAGAGAAGATCCGGGCGCCAGCGGGGGCCCGCGCCGTACGCGtgcagcaggcgctggagcggTTCCGCACCGACGAGCACGACAAATACCACGCGCTATTAGAGGAGTTGCATGCTGTGCATGGCGATGACTACTCGGCGCACCTGCCCAAGGGTGCGCTGGTTGCGTTGATGGGCCGCTATCTGAAGGAGGTGTGCCAGGCTGGGGACAGCGTCGTGCTACTTGGGTTCCCACGGAACATGCAGGAGGCCATTCAGTTTGAAAGCGAAGTTGCTGTGATTTCGGCGCTTGTGGCGCCACAGGGCAGTGAGGAGTCGCAGCTCGTGCAGTACTTCAAAACCGTTAACAAAGTCATTACTGTTTGA
- the GET3 gene encoding guanine nucleotide exchange factor GET3 (Syntenic homolog of Saccharomyces cerevisiae YDL100C (GET3)), which yields MTDITPEASLRSLINSTTHKWIFVGGKGGVGKTTSSCSIAIQMALAQPTKQFLLISTDPAHNLSDAFNEKFGKDARKVTGMDNLSCMEIDPSAALKDVNDMAIANGGDDDGLSGLLQGGALADLTGSIPGIDEALSFMEVMKHIKKQEQGDGEHFDTVIFDTAPTGHTLRFLQLPTTLTKVLDKFGAIAGRLGPMLNSFAGNPNVDVLGKMNELKESVQKIKKQFTDPDLTTFVCVCISEFLSLYETERLIQELISYDMDVNSIIVNQLLFAESDKEHNCKRCQARWKMQKKYLSQIDELYEDFHIVKMPLCAGEIRGLENLKKFSCFLNNKYDPETDGELVYQLEQGL from the coding sequence ATGACTGATATTACACCAGAGGCCTCTTTGCGCTCGTTGATCAACTCTACAACACACAAGTGGATTTTCGTCGGCGGGAAGGGCGGTGTGGGCAAGACCACGTCTTCGTGCTCCATTGCCATCCAGATGGCGCTTGCGCAGCCCACTAAGCAGTTTCTTTTGATCTCGACGGATCCTGCGCATAACCTTAGCGATGCGTTCAACGAGAAGTTTGGGAAGGACGCGCGCAAGGTCACGGGCATGGACAACTTGTCGTGTATGGAAATCGACCCTTCGGCGGCGTTGAAGGACGTGAACGACATGGCGATCGCGAACGGCGGCGATGATGACGGGCTCTCGGGCTTGCTACAGGGCGGCGCACTCGCAGATCTCACGGGGTCGATTCCGGGCATCGACGAGGCGCTTTCGTTCATGGAGGTGATGAAACACATCAAGAAGCAGGAGCAGGGCGACGGCGAGCACTTCGACACGGTGATCTTTGACACCGCGCCCACGGGCCATACGTTGCGCTTCTTGCAGCTCCCAACTACGCTCACGAAGGTGCTAGACAAGTTTGGCGCCATTGCAGGCCGCCTTGGGCCGATGCTCAACTCTTTTGCGGGCAACCCCAACGTCGACGTGCTTGGCAAGATGAACGAACTCAAGGAAAGCGTCCAGAAGATCAAAAAGCAGTTCACCGATCCGGACTTGACGACCTTTGTTTGTGTCTGTATCAGCGAGTTCTTATCGCTCTACGAAACCGAGCGGCTCATCCAAGAGCTTATCTCCTACGACATGGACGTAAACTCCATCATTGTGAACCAGCTCCTATTCGCGGAAAGCGACAAGGAGCACAATTGTAAGCGCTGCCAAGCAAGATGGAAGATGCAGAAGAAGTACTTGTCCCAGATTGACGAGTTGTATGAGGACTTCCACATTGTCAAAATGCCACTTTGCGCCGGCGAGATCCGCGGCTTGGAAAACTTGAAGAAGTTCTCTTGCTTTTTGAACAACAAATACGACCCTGAAACTGATGGCGAACTCGTCTACCAGTTGGAACAGGGATTATAG
- the BUG1 gene encoding Bug1p (Syntenic homolog of Saccharomyces cerevisiae YDL099W (BUG1)): MSGEDRDQKIEDARRRVEELKKKKKKAKKKKAAADVDESATEGAAPDTDDADQPAIAEEATPAAEGGAGAEKPTVDNASVPAAAGTAPGAGTEQTAVEPAAVETDTASGSTPAPGTSLADNAAPVTSSAAEELFGEEEGADDFMTTLNEKEETNEKEETNELEACKLQVVELQAQIKQLKFQNMEQETAMEELQEQVGNLTRELEASRAQLSATQRELSEALAARNSLPQSPAPARLLQQQSLSQQQSLSPRQSFSQQQSLSPRQSRDLPQPRTDAEQMEKWRHWNVDMTGWRSIGTGPVIDF, translated from the coding sequence ATGTCGGGCGAAGATAGGGACCAAAAGATAGAGGATGCTCGGAGGAGAGTGGAGGagctgaagaagaagaagaagaaggcgaagaagaagaaggcggCTGCCGATGTTGACGAATCCGCGACCGAGGGCGCAGCCCCAGACACAGACGACGCAGACCAGCCCGCGATCGCTGAAGAGGCGACACCAGCTGCAGAGGGCGGCGCGGGAGCCGAGAAACCCACTGTGGACAACGCATCGGTGCCAGCCGCGGCTGGCACCGCTCCTGGTGCAGGTACTGAGCAGACGGCAGTAGAACCTGCCGCCGTGGAGACAGACACGGCGTCCGGTTCCACGCCCGCACCAGGGACCAGCCTGGCCGACAATGCAGCTCCCGTAACAAGCTCTGCCGCGGAAGAGCTGTTCGGCGAGGAGGAAGGGGCCGACGACTTCATGACGACTCTGAATGAGAAGGAGGAAACGAACGAGAAGGAAGAAACGAACGAGCTCGAGGCCTGCAAGCTGCAGGTAGTCGAGCTACAGGCGCAGATCAAGCAGCTAAAGTTCCAGAACATGGAACAGGAGACGGCGatggaggagctgcaggagcaggtgGGCAACCTGACGCGGGAGCTGGAGGCCagccgcgcgcagctgtCTGCGACGCAGCGCGAGCTGAGTGAGGCACTTGCCGCGCGGAACTCCTTGCCGCAGAgccccgcgcccgcccgtCTGCTACAGCAGCAGTCCCTCTCGCAACAGCAGTCCCTCTCGCCGCGGCAGTCTTTCTCTCAACAGCAGTCCCTCTCGCCGCGGCAGTCCCGCGACCTGCCGCAGCCTCGCACGGATGCCGAGCAGATGGAGAAGTGGCGCCACTGGAACGTGGACATGACAGGCTGGCGCTCCATAGGAACCGGCCCGGTCATAGACTTCTAG
- the SNU23 gene encoding U4/U6-U5 snRNP complex subunit SNU23 (Syntenic homolog of Saccharomyces cerevisiae YDL098C (SNU23)): MQNKSEDTDATQSNFGRRTWDREEYARLAQEATNHDHLANLKEGQLALLKAKYTDHHKLILEANRDKNKRVLTTGLTSYKKGKQFGFYCDICDMTFKDTLQYIDHLNHKIHQIKFEQVFGESLVADTRDNEHLDAGELAGEYKAQIAAFVRDNSTRSANEKPKRTNRVVAKDETGESDVERLLGFKSFGSSKR; encoded by the coding sequence ATGCAAAACAAGTCAGAAGACACAGACGCAACGCAGTCGAACTTCGGACGCCGCACATGGGACCGTGAGGAGTACGCCAGGCTAGCTCAAGAGGCCACGAACCATGACCACCTTGCAAACCTCAAGGAGGGTCAGTTAGCGCTGCTCAAAGCCAAGTACACAGACCATCACAAGCTGATCCTGGAGGCAAATAGAGACAAGAACAAGCGCGTGCTGACGACTGGGCTGACGTCTTACAAGAAAGGCAAGCAGTTTGGCTTTTACTGCGATATCTGCGATATGACGTTTAAGGACACACTGCAGTACATAGATCATCTCAATCACAAAATACACCAGATCAAGTTCGAGCAGGTATTTGGCGAAAGCCTCGTCGCAGATACGAGGGATAACGAACACCTGGATGCAGGGGAACTGGCAGGAGAGTACAAGGCACAGATCGCGGCCTTTGTCAGGGACAACTCCACGAGATCGGCCAATGAAAAGCCAAAACGCACGAACCGGGTTGTTGCGAAAGATGAAACAGGGGAAAGCGACGTGGAGAGGCTCCTGGGATTCAAGTCATTCGGTAGCTCCAAACGATAG
- the MRPS8 gene encoding mitochondrial 37S ribosomal protein MRPS8 (Syntenic homolog of Saccharomyces cerevisiae YMR158W (MRPS8)) has protein sequence MSLTKLGQTCAHLQNCSRVRMALTSIPYNKLHLKFAYNLYKNGFLTSLQKGSTKGPDVTPVEVTPDNIATRRLWLGMKYRENKPVLSTCRLVSKPSVRIILQVEELKKLCSGISVRLVKPLQPGELMLVRCGDDILEINEAIAKRRGGEVLCRVK, from the coding sequence ATGTCGTTGACGAAGCTAGGTCAAACGTGCGCCCATCTTCAGAACTGCTCCCGTGTGCGGATGGCGCTCACGTCGATCCCATACAACAAGCTGCATCTGAAGTTTGCATACAACCTCTACAAAAATGGATTCTTGACGAGCCTGCAGAAAGGCTCCACCAAGGGGCCAGACGTCACCCCCGTCGAGGTGACGCCCGATAACATTGCAACGCGGCGCCTGTGGTTGGGCATGAAGTATAGAGAAAACAAGCCGGTGTTGTCGACATGCCGGTTGGTGTCGAAGCCGAGCGTACGCATTATCTTGCAGGTGGAAGAGCTGAAGAAGCTGTGCTCTGGGATCAGCGTTCGGCTGGTTAAGCCACTGCAGCCCGGAGAGCTGATGCTGGTGCGGTGTGGCGACGATATCCTGGAGATCAACGAGGCCATTGCCAAGAGGCGGGGGGGCGAGGTCTTATGCAGAGTTAAATAG
- the GLO1 gene encoding lactoylglutathione lyase GLO1 (Non-syntenic homolog of Saccharomyces cerevisiae YML004C (GLO1)), whose translation MQGSVRAIRSLARQFRTMSVEKIYYPRKVQTAASDASLTLNHTSFRIKDPKVSVPFYEKHFGMQLLQKLEFPEQQRDVYVMSFPKQVNKLENGAPGIFHLSGTLHLAHSHGTENDAGYRPNNGNEEPHRGFGHICFSVADLPKECERLEAEGVAFKKRMSDGRQKNIAFALDPDGYWIELIQYNLSDAEPVDLGPKFNHTMLRVKDATKSLEFYQNVLGMSLLEVSEHANAKFTLYFLGYPAADERLKRESILELTHNWGTEDDADFSYHNGNAEPTGYSHMGVSLSDPAPLCADIEETYPDLEWELRYNKGSIKNLAVLRDPDGYHIQVLPRTWSL comes from the coding sequence ATGCAGGGGAGCGTGCGCGCAATCAGGAGTTTAGCTCGGCAGTTTCGAACAATGTCAGTTGAAAAGATATACTACCCACGAAAGGTGCAGACGGCGGCATCGGATGCGTCGTTGACGCTCAACCACACCAGTTTCCGGATTAAGGACCCCAAGGTGTCGGTACCCTTCTATGAGAAGCACTTCGGGATGCAGCTCTTGCAAAAGCTGGAGTTCCCGGAACAGCAGCGCGATGTCTACGTGATGAGCTTCCCCAAGCAGGTGAACAAGCTGGAGAACGGCGCGCCGGGCATCTTCCATCTGAGCGGCACATTGCATCTTGCGCACAGCCACGGAACAGAGAATGACGCGGGATACCGGCCCAACAATGGTAATGAGGAGCCTCACCGTGGCTTTGGACACATCTGCTTTTCGGTGGCAGACCTGCCCAAAGAGTGCGAGAGGCTGGAGGCAGAGGGCGTAGCGTTCaagaagaggatgtcgGACGGGCGCCAGAAGAACATTGCGTTTGCGCTGGACCCCGACGGATACTGGATTGAGTTGATACAGTACAACTTGTCGGACGCGGAGCCAGTGGACCTGGGGCCCAAGTTTAACCACACGATGCTACGTGTGAAGGACGCAACGAAGTCGCTGGAGTTCTACCAGAATGTGCTAGGTATGTCGCTACTGGAGGTGAGCGAGCACGCAAATGCGAAATTCACCCTCTACTTCCTGGGGTATCCGGCAGCGGACGAGCGGTTGAAGCGCGAGAGCATTCTGGAGCTGACGCACAATTGGGGGACCGAGGATGACGCCGACTTCTCGTATCACAACGGGAACGCAGAGCCCACGGGGTACAGCCACATGGGTGTGTCGCTCAGTGACCCTGCGCCTCTTTGCGCTGACATCGAGGAGACGTACCCGGACCTGGAGTGGGAGTTGCGCTACAACAAGGGGTCTATCAAGAATCTCGCCGTCCTCAGAGACCCCGATGGATACCATATCCAGGTGTTGCCAAGGACTTGGTCTTTGTAA
- the PRP2 gene encoding DEAH-box RNA-dependent ATPase PRP2 (Syntenic homolog of Saccharomyces cerevisiae YNR011C (PRP2)), with protein sequence MSDPDVVGGTGKRRIKRKFDEDIEQDIRAPTAEVRNTGSEHGAGATEEIYGTTDSAQMQELRRLARQRYLDRREREKLDWAIRDLALLEEDVKKYGWDKLTERERREIGTKRQLVQIVRERDAAAAAAERRFHMPGETVVEATARQEKSWEEQQVQKAVRAEGRSDIIEVEGSEQYEFVLDSRSVVRFTEEETLAPGERVEKQLEQKLEKEIKRVASIQETRRQLPVYAYRDELLKAVRDHQVLIVVGETGSGKTTQLPQYLVEDGYTQDGKLLIACTQPRRVAATSVASRVADEMGVLLGREVGYQIRFDDRTTADVTLLKYMTDGMLLREFLADPELSRYSCIMIDEAHERTLATDILLGLLKDVLLQRKDLKLLISSATMNASRFSEFFYNAPIFNVPGRRYPVDIHYTLQPEANYVHAAISTIFQVHTSQPLPGDILVFLTGQDEIETVREKVEEIAFKLGKNIKPMIINPIYANLPQEQQSRIFEPTPKNARKVVLATNIAETSLTIEGIKYVIDPGFVKENSYMPQTGMTQLLTVPCSKASVDQRAGRAGRVGPGKCYRLFTKWSYHNELESLPKPEILRTSLSQVVLLLLSLGVTDLLKFPMLDKPSIANLSRSLEQLYVLGALNSKGTITKLGRMMCEFPCAPEFGKVLHSSAADDRCAGVLEDVVTIVAMLHETASIFAPGKERKKVLGPQSSDHMLYLEIYNAWAAEDFRKGWCHDHHVQFRTLSRVRSIREQLWRCCDKLGLVALNALFRKDHPHLAAQRDQRVAKAFLSGFPFNVAQLTPNGYRTMGKHGGMTIHIHPTSLLYTHNRESGKPPKHLLYQQLMLTSKEFMRDCLPIPRETWLKEMVPQLFGALP encoded by the coding sequence ATGTCTGATCCAGATGTGGTGGGTGGTACCGGCAAACGTCGTATAAAGCGCAAGTTTGACGAAGATATAGAACAGGACATTCGAGCACCGACGGCGGAGGTCAGGAACACGGGATCCGAGCACGGTGCGGGTGCAACAGAGGAAATATATGGCACTACAGACAGTGCACAGATGCAGGAGCTGCGCCGCCTGGCGCGGCAGCGCTATCTGGACCGGCGGGAGAGGGAAAAGCTAGACTGGGCAATACGGGACCTTGCATTGTTAGAAGAAGACGTAAAGAAGTACGGATGGGACAAGCTGACGGAACGGGAGCGAAGAGAGATTGGGACCAAGCGGCAGCTCGTGCAAATTGTGCGCGAGCGCGatgcggcggcggcggcggcggagcgtCGATTCCATATGCCCGGCGAGACCGTTGTGGAGGCTACTGCGCGGCAGGAGAAGAGCTGggaggagcagcaggtgcaAAAGGCGGTGCGCGCGGAGGGGCGCTCGGACATAATTGAGGTGGAGGGCTCTGAACAGTACGAGTTTGTTCTGGACTCGCGGTCCGTTGTGCGCTTTACAGAGGAAGAGACGCTGGCTCCCGGCGAGCGTGTCGAGAAGCAGCTCGAACAGAAGCTCGAGAAGGAAATTAAGCGCGTGGCGTCGATTCAAGAAACTAGGAGGCAGCTTCCTGTGTATGCGTACCGCGACGAGCTTCTGAAGGCGGTGCGCGACCACCAAGTACTGATAGTTGTCGGTGAGACAGGCTCGGGGAAGACCACACAGCTGCCACAGTATCTCGTCGAGGATGGGTACACGCAGGATGGCAAGTTGCTGATTGCGTGCACGCAGCCGCGGCGTGTCGCCGCGACATCCGTGGCTAGCCGCGTGGCGGATGAGATGGGGGTGCTGCTTGGACGCGAGGTCGGCTACCAGATCCGGTTTGATGACAGGACGACCGCCGACGTGACATTGCTGAAGTACATGACAGATGGTATGCTGCTCCGCGAGTTTCTCGCGGACCCAGAGCTGAGCCGCTACAGCTGCATCATGATCGATGAGGCCCACGAGCGCACTCTGGCGACGGATATCCTGCTGGGCTTACTCAAGGATGTCCTGCTACAGCGAAAAGACCTCAAGCTGCTGATCTCCTCTGCTACGATGAATGCCTCGCGCTTTTCGGAGTTCTTCTACAATGCCCCCATTTTTAACGTTCCCGGTAGGCGTTATCCCGTGGATATACACTACACTCTACAACCAGAGGCCAATTACGTGCACGCAGCGATTTCCACCATATTCCAAGTGCATACCTCGCAGCCTCTGCCGGGTGATATCCTCGTGTTTCTGACCGGACAAGACGAGATAGAGACCGTGCGCGAGAAGGTCGAAGAGATAGCCTTCAAGCTCGGAAAGAATATCAAGCCAATGATCATCAACCCCATATACGCCAATCTGCCGCAGGAGCAGCAGAGCCGCATCTTTGAGCCGACCCCGAAGAATGCCCGCAAGGTCGTTCTTGCTACAAACATTGCCGAAACATCGCTGACTATTGAGGGCATCAAGTATGTGATCGACCCGGGCTTCGTCAAGGAAAACTCCTACATGCCGCAGACGGGCATGACGCAGCTGCTCACCGTGCCCTGCAGCAAAGCCTCGGTCGACCAACGTGCCGGGCGAGCGGGCAGAGTCGGGCCTGGCAAGTGCTACCGCCTGTTCACAAAGTGGTCGTACCACAACGAGCTGGAGAGCCTGCCGAAGCCCGAGATCCTGCGCACAAGCCTGTCACAAGTagtgctgctgctgctgtcgctCGGTGTCACGGACCTCCTCAAGTTTCCCATGCTCGACAAACCAAGCATTGCCAACCTCAGCCGCTCCCTGGAGCAGCTCTACGTCCTCGGCGCGCTCAACAGCAAGGGTACCATCACCAAGCTCGGCAGAATGATGTGCGAGTTCCCTTGTGCGCCCGAGTTCGGCAAAGTCTTGCACAGCAGCGCGGCCGACGACCGCTGTGCCGGTGTCCTCGAGGATGTCGTGACCATCGTCGCCATGCTGCATGAAACTGCCAGCATTTTCGCCCCAGGCAAAGAGCGCAAGAAGGTTCTGGGTCCGCAGTCCAGCGACCACATGCTCTACCTAGAGATTTACAACGCCTGGGCTGCAGAAGACTTCCGCAAGGGCTGGTGCCATGACCACCACGTGCAGTTCCGTACGCTCTCCCGCGTCCGTAGCATCCGCGAACAGCTgtggcgctgctgcgacaAGCTGGGTCTCGTCGCCTTAAATGCCCTTTTCCGCAAAGACCACCCTCATCTCGCTGCCCAGCGCGACCAGCGCGTCGCCAAGGCCTTCCTCTCCGGCTTCCCCTTCAACGTCGCCCAGCTTACGCCCAATGGCTATCGTACGATGGGCAAGCACGGCGGGATGACCATACACATACATCCAACCAGTCTACTCTACACGCACAATCGCGAGTCGGGCAAGCCCCCGAAGCACCTGCTCTACCAGCAATTGATGCTCACTAGCAAGGAGTTTATGCGCGACTGTCTGCCTATACCAAGAGAAACCTGGCTCAAGGAGATGGTGCCGCAGCTGTTTGGCGCTCTTCCATGA
- the URK1 gene encoding uridine kinase URK1 (Syntenic homolog of Saccharomyces cerevisiae YNR012W (URK1)) — protein MKREDSTEEEIRPRSVGPPLKQRNARSSSNMHLVADEEESTPSYMPPWTTPYIIGVGGTSGSGKTSVASKIVASINTPWTVLISLDNFYKPLSAEERARAFRNEYDFDEPQALDLDLAYQCLLALKEGKKMTMPVYSFVHHNRVPDKSITIYGASVVVLEGIYALHDKRITDLMDLKVYVDADLDICLARRLSRDIISRGRNLESCISQWEKFVKPNADKFVKPTMKNADAIFPSMSDNSIATKMLINHIKSKLQRKSQDHIDKLVQLGHETIPLETLDTIHQLERTNQACSLKTMILDSSLDRDDFVFYFNRIATILVSRALDDIAIVRDELPLVTASGYQLEKPVHVNFDKITAVNIVRSGDCFMASLRKTVPNISIGKLLIQSDSQTGEPQLHCEFLPVNIGGSFDQVLLMDAQIISGAAIIMAIQVLVDHGVELSKIKVIVYLATEIGIRRIINAFNNKVVIYAGEIISDESMTDGQCNWARVRFIDSRYFGCD, from the coding sequence ATGAAACGGGAAGATAGTACGGAAGAAGAGATACGTCCTCGTAGCGTTGGCCCACCGTTGAAACAGCGCAATGCTCGGAGCTCCAGCAATATGCACTTAGTggcggacgaggaggaAAGCACGCCATCGTACATGCCACCTTGGACTACGCCATACATCATTGGAGTTGGGGGCACGTCGGGTTCCGGTAAAACCAGTGTGGCGTCGAAGATTGTTGCGTCGATTAACACGCCATGGACAGTATTGATCTCACTGGACAACTTCTACAAGCCACTGTCGGCGGAGGAGCGCGCGAGGGCGTTTAGGAATGAGTACGACTTCGACGAGCCGCAAGCACTGGACCTGGACCTTGCATACCAGTGTCTGTTGGCGCTCAAGGAGGGCAAGAAGATGACAATGCCGGTGTATAGCTTCGTGCACCACAACCGGGTCCCTGACAAGAGCATAACAATCTACGGTGCGTCCGTAGTGGTTCTGGAGGGCATATATGCGTTACATGACAAGAGAATTACAGACCTGATGGACTTGAAAGTGTACGTGGACGCGGACCTCGACATCTGCTTGGCGCGCAGGCTATCGCGCGACATAATCTCGCGTGGACGCAATCTGGAAAGCTGCATCAGCCAGTGGGAGAAGTTTGTGAAACCAAACGCAGACAAGTTCGTGAAACCGACCATGAAGAATGCAGATGCCATCTTCCCATCGATGTCGGATAACAGTATTGCGACTAAGATGCTGATCAACCACATAAAGTCCAAATTGCAGAGGAAGTCCCAGGACCACATTGATAAGCTTGTTCAGCTTGGCCATGAAACCATCCCATTGGAGACTTTGGACACTATTCATCAACTGGAGCGTACCAACCAGGCCTGTTCGCTGAAGACTATGATTTTGGATAGTTCGTTGGATCGTGACGACTTTGTGTTTTACTTCAACCGTATTGCAACGATCTTGGTTTCGCGGGCTTTGGATGACATTGCTATCGTGCGGGATGAACTGCCATTGGTGACTGCATCCGGATATCAACTGGAGAAGCCTGTTCATGTGAATTTTGACAAGATTACGGCTGTGAATATTGTGCGCTCTGGCGACTGTTTCATGGCTTCCCTACGCAAAACAGTGCCAAATATATCCATCGGTAAATTGCTCATTCAGTCTGACTCTCAAACAGGTGAGCCGCAGTTACATTGCGAGTTCTTACCAGTGAACATTGGCGGCTCTTTCGACCAGGTCCTATTGATGGATGCACAAATAATCTCAGGCGCAGCAATTATCATGGCTATTCAAGTGCTAGTTGACCATGGTGTTGAACTATCAAAAATAAAGGTTATTGTCTACTTAGCCACTGAAATTGGAATAAGAAGGATAATAAATGCCTTTAACAACAAAGTAGTCATATATGCGGGCGAAATTATATCAGACGAAAGTATGACAGATGGCCAATGTAACTGGGCGAGGGTGAGATTCATCGACTCAAGATACTTTGGCTGTGACTGA